A single region of the Salarchaeum japonicum genome encodes:
- a CDS encoding thiolase family protein: MGEMPTPVVAKAVRTPQGKEGGVFADTRSEGLSVTLIDHILDETGLDADAIDDLMWGVAQQRTEQDNNVARVIALLSELGEGTPATTINRWCASSMQAVISASDAVRAGQRDAIIAGGVENMSRVPMGGDSYNDLHPELADLYNVPELQMGMTAEKVSEEFDMSREEQDEYALRSHQRAAEATDSGRFDDEIVPVETEDGLVEEDEGIRRDTDLETLAGLPTVFKSDGTVTPGNASQISDGAAATLITSEEFAEEHDLDILAYVGDNNVAGVDPTIMGVGPVPATQGLLERTGEDIEEFDLVELNEAFASQTLYSQRKLGVDDEKFNVNGGAIALGHPLGASGARLPVTLIHEMQKQDAEKGLATLCVGFGQGAAITFKRE; encoded by the coding sequence ATGGGAGAAATGCCCACGCCAGTCGTCGCGAAGGCCGTCCGAACGCCCCAAGGCAAGGAGGGCGGCGTGTTCGCGGACACGCGTAGCGAAGGCCTCTCGGTGACGCTCATCGACCACATCCTCGACGAGACCGGTCTCGACGCGGACGCCATCGACGACCTGATGTGGGGCGTCGCACAGCAGCGCACCGAGCAGGACAACAACGTCGCGCGCGTCATCGCACTGCTCTCAGAACTCGGCGAGGGCACGCCCGCGACCACCATCAACCGCTGGTGTGCGTCCTCGATGCAGGCCGTCATCAGCGCGAGCGACGCGGTTCGCGCCGGCCAGCGCGACGCCATCATCGCCGGCGGCGTGGAGAACATGAGTCGCGTCCCGATGGGCGGCGACTCCTACAACGACCTCCACCCGGAACTCGCCGACCTCTACAACGTCCCCGAACTCCAGATGGGGATGACCGCGGAGAAGGTCTCCGAGGAGTTCGACATGAGCCGCGAAGAACAGGACGAGTACGCGCTCCGCAGCCACCAGCGCGCCGCCGAAGCGACCGACTCCGGTCGGTTCGACGACGAAATCGTGCCCGTCGAGACCGAGGACGGGCTCGTCGAGGAGGACGAGGGCATCCGCCGCGACACCGACCTCGAAACGCTCGCCGGCCTCCCCACCGTCTTCAAGAGCGACGGCACGGTCACGCCCGGGAACGCGAGCCAGATTTCGGACGGCGCGGCCGCGACCCTCATCACGAGCGAGGAGTTCGCGGAGGAACACGACCTCGACATCCTCGCGTACGTCGGCGACAACAACGTCGCGGGCGTCGACCCCACCATCATGGGCGTCGGCCCCGTCCCCGCCACGCAGGGACTCCTCGAACGCACCGGCGAGGACATCGAGGAGTTCGACCTCGTGGAACTGAACGAGGCGTTCGCGTCCCAGACGCTGTACAGCCAGCGCAAACTCGGCGTGGACGACGAGAAGTTCAACGTGAACGGCGGCGCAATCGCGCTCGGCCACCCGCTCGGCGCGTCCGGCGCACGCCTCCCCGTCACGCTCATCCACGAGATGCAGAAGCAGGACGCCGAGAAGGGACTCGCCACGCTCTGCGTCGGCTTCGGGCAGGGAGCCGCGATCACGTTCAAGCGCGAGTAA
- a CDS encoding flippase activity-associated protein Agl23, with amino-acid sequence MRRFLRRPSRPLPALLAVSALALAVRLYDLGGRVAHQDEARVADWILQYMAMGTWEYRPIIHGPFLPHANGVLFDLLGPSDFVMRLLPAVAGALLPLAALLYRTRLRDDETVALGLLLAANPLLLYYSRFMRNDLMLAAVMFAAVGCFVRAWDTKRLRWLPVAAFLFALGFTMKENGLLYPVAWAGALLLVADSRVVTGDRGWVGRAVAGGRRVYRWLLGLVDVLAGGPREPDHGLAAHVRGGLRAALRNPVVRYVPLAVLLVAEAVLVVVLFYAPKPDLWTALSGGRPLLPVLREATLGVWFEFLGTWGGAEMHAHSTVQFLGHLLEITIVGAPALLPLAVVGFVADRYTGDSPRDLVAFSAYWGFASIFGYAAITDILAGWTAIHAVVPLAVPAAVALAALYRMGREAFATDRPSLAAGVVAALALSALMTGGVAAGASFAYDQSTENPLVQYAQPAGDMKPVLDDIREASQSNDGVDVLFYGDEFHNPTGSHEFTIDDWDDPGDAGGAYPGWFARLPLPWYLNQYDANVTSVQSVAGFPDSPPPVVVTLDRESDDIEDRLDGYARYTFPRYLTSGHGDLAIYVRED; translated from the coding sequence ATGCGTCGGTTCCTCCGCCGTCCCTCGCGTCCGCTCCCCGCCCTCCTCGCCGTGAGCGCGCTCGCGCTCGCCGTCCGCCTCTACGACCTCGGCGGCCGGGTCGCCCACCAGGACGAGGCCCGGGTCGCGGACTGGATTCTCCAGTACATGGCGATGGGCACGTGGGAGTACCGCCCAATCATCCACGGTCCCTTCCTCCCGCACGCGAACGGCGTCCTGTTCGACCTCCTCGGCCCCTCCGATTTCGTGATGCGCCTCCTTCCCGCAGTCGCGGGCGCGCTCCTCCCGCTCGCGGCGCTCCTCTACCGCACGCGGTTGCGGGACGACGAGACGGTGGCGCTCGGCCTCCTGCTCGCCGCGAACCCCCTCCTCCTCTACTACAGCCGGTTCATGCGGAACGACCTCATGCTCGCCGCGGTGATGTTCGCCGCCGTCGGCTGTTTCGTCCGCGCGTGGGACACCAAGCGCCTGCGCTGGCTCCCCGTCGCCGCCTTCCTCTTCGCGCTCGGGTTCACGATGAAGGAGAACGGCCTCCTCTACCCCGTCGCGTGGGCGGGCGCGCTCCTCCTCGTCGCCGACAGCCGCGTCGTCACCGGCGACCGCGGCTGGGTCGGGCGCGCCGTCGCTGGCGGCCGCCGCGTCTACCGCTGGCTCCTCGGACTGGTGGACGTGCTCGCCGGCGGCCCCCGCGAACCCGACCACGGCCTCGCCGCGCACGTCCGCGGCGGCCTCCGCGCCGCCCTCCGGAACCCCGTGGTTCGGTACGTCCCGCTCGCCGTCCTCCTCGTCGCGGAAGCCGTGCTCGTCGTCGTGCTGTTCTACGCGCCGAAACCCGACCTCTGGACGGCGCTCTCCGGCGGCCGCCCCCTCCTTCCCGTCCTCCGCGAGGCGACCCTCGGCGTCTGGTTCGAGTTCCTCGGCACGTGGGGCGGCGCGGAGATGCACGCCCACTCCACCGTCCAGTTCCTCGGCCACCTCCTCGAAATCACCATCGTCGGCGCGCCCGCCCTCCTCCCGCTCGCCGTCGTCGGGTTCGTCGCCGACCGCTACACCGGCGACTCCCCCCGCGACCTCGTCGCCTTCTCCGCGTACTGGGGGTTCGCGTCCATCTTCGGGTACGCCGCCATCACCGACATCCTCGCCGGCTGGACGGCGATTCACGCGGTCGTCCCGCTCGCCGTCCCCGCCGCCGTCGCGCTCGCCGCGCTCTACCGCATGGGACGGGAGGCGTTCGCCACCGACCGGCCGTCGCTCGCCGCGGGCGTCGTCGCCGCGCTCGCGCTCAGCGCGCTCATGACGGGCGGCGTCGCGGCCGGCGCGTCCTTCGCCTACGACCAGTCCACGGAGAACCCGCTCGTCCAGTACGCCCAGCCCGCCGGCGACATGAAACCCGTCCTCGACGACATCCGCGAGGCCTCCCAGTCGAACGACGGCGTGGACGTGCTGTTCTACGGCGACGAGTTCCACAACCCCACAGGGAGCCACGAGTTCACCATCGACGACTGGGACGACCCCGGTGACGCGGGCGGCGCGTACCCCGGGTGGTTCGCGCGCCTCCCGCTCCCCTGGTACCTCAACCAGTACGACGCGAACGTGACGAGCGTCCAGTCCGTCGCCGGGTTCCCCGACAGTCCGCCGCCGGTCGTCGTCACGCTCGACCGCGAGAGCGACGACATCGAAGACCGCCTCGACGGCTACGCGCGCTACACGTTCCCGCGCTACCTCACCTCGGGCCACGGCGACCTCGCCATCTACGTCCGCGAGGACTGA
- a CDS encoding ATP-binding protein — MSERALDVIEVLLTARVYGRTPSLDEDDLPPHLREAFWAEDGVPDSPTVDEDTVREATGIADPWEEISGLMFTDRDTFSGRLNLVNDDMAREWYDERADADRLNANPALAHEFEDREGVDYEAARSENRPVRADPQWIDGLLAEFFDEEDEEMLDLVEVRAPSEIDVSMDDLVLTPEQEAEIGKVGKAIEHRDFLAEVGLYEIGKLLFVGPPGTGKTSTAKALAHSLDLPFVEVKLSMITSQYLGETAKNVDKVFEVARRLSPCIFFIDEFDFVAKTRSSDEHAAIKRAVNTLLKSIDEISLIRDEVLLIGATNHPDDLDSAVWRRFDEILAFPNPSESMRADILRLITHDMDIENFDPAEIAAETDGLTGSDLRLVMREAVLDALTEDRTTLTQDDLLGAVQQFEERDHLRNLDNLEDALTHGDPIDGDEAEESGDAHDHVHTH, encoded by the coding sequence ATGAGCGAAAGGGCGCTCGACGTCATCGAAGTTCTCCTCACCGCTCGCGTCTACGGGCGTACGCCGAGTCTCGACGAGGACGACCTCCCACCCCACCTCCGGGAGGCGTTCTGGGCCGAGGACGGCGTGCCGGACTCACCGACGGTGGACGAGGACACCGTCCGCGAGGCCACGGGCATCGCCGACCCGTGGGAGGAGATTTCGGGACTGATGTTCACCGACCGCGACACGTTCAGCGGGCGGTTGAACCTCGTGAACGACGACATGGCGCGCGAGTGGTACGACGAGCGGGCGGACGCCGACCGACTGAACGCGAACCCGGCGCTCGCGCACGAGTTCGAAGACCGCGAGGGCGTGGACTACGAGGCCGCCCGGTCGGAGAACCGGCCGGTGCGCGCCGACCCGCAGTGGATAGACGGCCTCCTCGCGGAGTTCTTCGACGAGGAGGACGAGGAGATGCTCGACCTCGTGGAGGTTCGCGCGCCCTCGGAAATCGACGTGTCGATGGACGACCTCGTGCTCACGCCCGAGCAGGAGGCCGAAATCGGGAAGGTCGGGAAGGCAATCGAACACCGCGACTTCCTCGCCGAGGTCGGCCTGTACGAAATCGGGAAACTCCTCTTCGTCGGCCCGCCCGGCACCGGGAAGACTTCGACGGCGAAGGCGCTCGCGCACAGCCTCGACCTCCCGTTCGTCGAGGTGAAGCTGTCGATGATTACGAGCCAGTACCTCGGTGAGACGGCGAAGAACGTCGATAAGGTGTTCGAGGTGGCGCGACGGCTCTCGCCCTGCATCTTCTTCATCGACGAGTTCGACTTCGTCGCGAAGACCCGGAGTTCGGACGAGCACGCGGCCATCAAGCGCGCCGTCAACACCCTCCTGAAGAGCATCGACGAGATCAGCCTGATTCGGGACGAAGTCCTGTTGATCGGCGCGACGAACCACCCGGACGACCTCGACTCCGCGGTGTGGCGGCGCTTCGACGAGATTCTCGCGTTCCCGAACCCCTCGGAGTCGATGCGGGCGGACATCCTCCGCCTCATCACGCACGACATGGACATCGAGAACTTCGACCCCGCGGAGATAGCGGCGGAGACGGACGGCCTCACCGGGAGCGACCTCCGGCTCGTGATGCGCGAGGCAGTGCTGGACGCGCTGACGGAAGACCGGACGACGCTGACGCAGGACGACCTCCTCGGTGCGGTTCAGCAGTTCGAGGAGCGCGACCACCTCCGCAACCTCGACAACCTGGAGGACGCGCTCACGCACGGCGACCCGATCGACGGCGACGAGGCCGAGGAATCGGGGGACGCACACGACCACGTTCACACGCACTAG
- a CDS encoding MBL fold metallo-hydrolase: MRVTLLGTGDTTGTPTPGCDCDTCLEARARGVERTRFSVHVENERTGESLLLDASPDFRHQFLTQDVSLPDEVVVTHVHFDHLDGLGNAYRLVDDLPVHAANERDPKTGTSVAGTVREKYDYLDPVSVREHAPGETFRAAGFDVTLVPVDHPPLVCYGVVVQDSETGAKLSLTGDTSYDVPTKSRDALRDADLLLADAIVPAALCDHHPMGGRHEDGDGVPRTFGTKHMTREGALDLAAELDADTTRLVHVSHFYPVEEAFDDALAVDGEQYEF, from the coding sequence ATGCGCGTCACACTCCTCGGGACGGGCGACACGACGGGAACGCCGACGCCGGGATGTGACTGCGACACCTGCCTGGAGGCGCGTGCGCGCGGCGTGGAACGAACCCGGTTTTCGGTGCACGTCGAGAACGAACGCACGGGCGAGTCCCTCCTCCTCGACGCGAGTCCGGACTTCCGCCACCAGTTCCTCACACAGGACGTGTCGCTCCCGGACGAGGTCGTCGTGACGCACGTGCACTTCGACCACCTCGACGGTCTCGGGAACGCGTACCGGCTCGTCGACGACCTCCCGGTGCACGCGGCGAACGAACGCGACCCGAAGACGGGAACGTCCGTCGCGGGGACGGTGCGGGAGAAGTACGACTACCTCGACCCGGTCTCCGTCCGCGAGCACGCGCCCGGCGAGACCTTCCGCGCGGCGGGGTTCGACGTGACGCTCGTCCCGGTCGACCACCCGCCGCTCGTGTGTTACGGCGTCGTCGTCCAGGACTCGGAGACGGGCGCGAAACTCTCGCTCACCGGGGATACGAGCTACGACGTGCCGACGAAGTCCCGGGACGCGCTCCGGGACGCCGACCTCCTGCTCGCGGACGCTATCGTCCCCGCCGCGCTCTGCGACCACCACCCGATGGGCGGCCGGCACGAGGACGGCGACGGGGTTCCGCGGACGTTCGGCACGAAACACATGACGCGGGAGGGCGCGCTCGACCTGGCGGCCGAACTCGACGCCGACACGACCCGGCTCGTGCACGTCTCTCACTTCTATCCGGTCGAGGAGGCGTTCGACGACGCGCTCGCGGTGGACGGCGAACAGTACGAGTTCTAG
- a CDS encoding DUF5787 family protein translates to MREFAFELRLCAHLESREEVVSRQLGASVHGTGNRILDVVTVAPGPAFEGRVALTPDEIPAGVLDADVGAGRWRRVSEAFDGPPERAHRLAEAGADAGFLELTRRDGQRVVRQVARYPDDWFGRIVGIENKPDLGTPGDLDFQLRHDAALGLLDEVVLATESYVTRAHLNRIPEAVGVWRVDFAADDPITVVREATPLDPDAPGVEILDERGLETRVGFASPDEKAAKRRRLAERAFGKGWRTYGLPACAESKRGREAGAATLPYCAFKERLVDAASECGPDCPGYEPGDAPDADRDAERAARTAWTPDAGEKRTQTALDRFN, encoded by the coding sequence ATGCGCGAGTTCGCGTTCGAACTCCGGCTCTGCGCCCATCTGGAATCCCGCGAGGAGGTCGTGAGCCGACAGCTCGGCGCGAGCGTCCACGGTACCGGGAACCGGATTCTCGACGTGGTGACTGTCGCGCCCGGCCCCGCGTTCGAGGGGCGCGTGGCGCTCACGCCGGACGAAATCCCGGCGGGCGTCCTCGACGCGGACGTGGGCGCGGGACGGTGGCGGCGCGTGAGCGAGGCGTTCGACGGCCCGCCCGAGCGCGCGCACCGACTCGCGGAGGCGGGCGCGGACGCCGGGTTCCTGGAACTCACGCGGCGGGACGGTCAGCGGGTCGTGCGGCAGGTCGCGCGCTACCCCGACGACTGGTTCGGGCGAATCGTCGGCATCGAGAACAAGCCCGACCTCGGGACGCCGGGCGACCTCGACTTCCAGCTCCGGCACGACGCCGCGCTCGGCCTCCTGGACGAGGTGGTGTTGGCGACGGAGTCGTACGTGACGCGCGCGCACCTGAACCGGATTCCCGAGGCGGTCGGCGTGTGGCGCGTGGACTTCGCGGCCGACGACCCGATAACGGTGGTTCGGGAGGCGACGCCGCTCGACCCGGACGCGCCGGGCGTCGAAATCCTGGACGAGCGCGGACTCGAAACGAGGGTCGGGTTCGCGTCCCCGGACGAGAAGGCGGCGAAGCGGCGACGACTGGCGGAGCGCGCGTTCGGGAAGGGCTGGCGGACGTACGGCCTCCCGGCGTGCGCGGAGAGCAAACGCGGGCGCGAGGCGGGCGCGGCGACGCTTCCCTACTGCGCGTTCAAGGAACGGCTGGTGGACGCGGCGAGCGAGTGCGGCCCGGACTGCCCCGGCTACGAACCGGGGGACGCGCCGGACGCCGACCGCGACGCGGAGCGCGCGGCCAGAACCGCGTGGACGCCCGACGCGGGCGAGAAGCGCACCCAGACGGCCCTCGACCGTTTCAATTGA
- a CDS encoding lysylphosphatidylglycerol synthase transmembrane domain-containing protein encodes MDTPVETRSVVVGFLAGALVTALLLWVVGVGTVVDALARARPRRLLLVAAAAACWLVAWALSLRTVLRVLGRDVSVPRAVAVYASTAFANNVTPFGQAGGEPFSAYLISRETDVEYGTGFAAISSVDALHFVPSLTLGVAGFGYLAATATLGDRLTLVAAAVAVLAVGLPVLVYLAWTNRDRVERGVARAVTPVAHLIARLVPRISAPDADAVEARVAEFFVAIDRVAADRRGLLLAVGFSALGWLALAASLWSSLYALGYTIPFVVALVAIPVGDLAAVVPIPGGLGGLEALLVLVVSTLAPVPAGVVAAAALVHRVATYLFPMVLGGAAAAVIAD; translated from the coding sequence GTGGACACACCCGTCGAAACCCGGTCGGTGGTCGTCGGCTTCCTCGCGGGCGCGCTCGTCACCGCCCTCCTGCTCTGGGTGGTCGGCGTCGGCACGGTCGTTGACGCGCTCGCCCGGGCGCGGCCGCGTCGCCTCCTGCTCGTCGCGGCGGCCGCGGCGTGCTGGCTGGTCGCGTGGGCGCTCAGTCTCCGCACCGTCCTCCGCGTGCTCGGCCGCGACGTGAGCGTGCCGCGCGCGGTCGCTGTGTACGCCTCGACGGCGTTCGCGAACAACGTCACGCCGTTCGGGCAGGCGGGCGGCGAGCCGTTCAGCGCGTACCTCATCTCGCGGGAGACCGACGTGGAGTACGGCACGGGGTTCGCGGCGATTTCGAGCGTGGACGCCCTCCACTTCGTCCCGTCGCTCACGCTCGGCGTCGCCGGGTTCGGCTACCTCGCCGCGACCGCGACGCTCGGCGACCGACTCACCCTGGTCGCCGCCGCGGTCGCCGTCCTCGCGGTCGGTCTCCCCGTCCTCGTCTACCTCGCGTGGACGAACCGCGACCGCGTCGAGCGCGGCGTCGCCCGCGCCGTCACGCCCGTCGCGCACCTCATCGCGCGCCTCGTCCCCCGAATCAGCGCGCCGGACGCCGACGCCGTGGAGGCGCGGGTCGCGGAGTTCTTCGTCGCCATCGACCGCGTCGCCGCCGACCGCCGCGGCCTCCTGCTCGCAGTCGGGTTCTCCGCGCTCGGCTGGCTCGCGCTCGCCGCCTCCCTCTGGAGTTCGCTCTACGCGCTCGGGTACACGATACCGTTCGTCGTCGCGCTGGTCGCCATCCCCGTCGGCGACCTCGCCGCCGTCGTCCCCATTCCCGGCGGCCTCGGCGGCCTCGAAGCCCTGCTCGTGCTCGTCGTCAGCACGCTCGCACCCGTCCCAGCGGGCGTCGTCGCCGCCGCCGCGCTCGTCCACCGCGTCGCCACCTACCTGTTCCCGATGGTGCTCGGCGGCGCGGCCGCGGCCGTCATCGCCGACTAG
- a CDS encoding translation initiation factor IF-2 subunit gamma produces MAQNNRQPEVNIGLVGHVDHGKTTLVRALSGEWTDQHSEEMKRGISIRLGYADATFRKCPECEEPEAFTVEETCPEHDVETEVLRTVSFVDAPGHETLMATMLSGAALMDGAVLVVSANEPVPQPQTEEHLMALDIIGIENVVIAQNKVDLVDAEQARENYEQIQEFVEGTVAEDAPIVPVSAEQGINTDLVIDAIEERIPTPDRDPDADPEMFVARSFDINRPGTTWEGLQGGVVGGSLVEGELEAGDEFEIRPGREVDEGGETEWRPITTEVRSIQAGGEMVDSATPGGLLGVGTGLDPSLTKGDALAGQVAGHPDALPPVWNDFTMSVELLERLVGAEEGETVDPINTGEPLMLTVGTATTVGAVTSARDGECEVQLKRPVCAKEGSKIAINRRVGARWRLIGVGTLDG; encoded by the coding sequence ATGGCCCAAAACAATCGACAACCGGAGGTGAACATCGGCCTCGTCGGACACGTCGACCACGGGAAGACGACGCTCGTGCGCGCGCTGTCCGGCGAATGGACCGACCAGCACTCCGAGGAGATGAAGCGAGGCATCTCCATCCGTCTCGGGTACGCGGACGCGACGTTCCGCAAGTGCCCCGAGTGCGAGGAGCCCGAGGCGTTCACCGTCGAGGAGACCTGTCCCGAACACGACGTCGAGACCGAGGTTCTCCGCACGGTCTCGTTCGTGGACGCGCCCGGACACGAGACGCTGATGGCGACGATGCTCTCCGGCGCGGCGCTGATGGACGGCGCGGTGCTCGTCGTCTCCGCGAACGAACCCGTCCCGCAGCCGCAGACGGAAGAACACCTGATGGCGCTCGACATCATCGGCATCGAGAACGTCGTCATCGCGCAGAACAAGGTCGACCTCGTGGACGCCGAGCAGGCCCGCGAGAACTACGAGCAGATTCAGGAGTTCGTCGAGGGAACGGTCGCCGAGGACGCGCCCATCGTGCCCGTGAGCGCCGAACAGGGCATCAACACCGACCTCGTCATCGACGCCATCGAGGAGCGGATTCCGACGCCCGACCGCGACCCGGACGCCGACCCCGAGATGTTCGTCGCGCGCTCCTTCGACATCAACCGGCCCGGCACCACCTGGGAGGGCCTCCAGGGCGGCGTCGTCGGCGGCAGCCTCGTCGAGGGCGAACTCGAAGCGGGCGACGAGTTCGAGATTCGGCCCGGCCGCGAAGTGGACGAGGGCGGCGAGACCGAGTGGCGTCCCATCACCACCGAAGTCCGGTCGATTCAGGCCGGCGGCGAGATGGTGGATTCCGCGACGCCCGGCGGCCTGCTCGGCGTCGGAACCGGTCTCGACCCCTCGCTGACGAAGGGTGACGCGCTCGCCGGCCAGGTCGCCGGCCACCCGGACGCCCTTCCGCCGGTCTGGAACGACTTCACGATGAGCGTCGAACTCCTCGAACGCCTCGTCGGCGCGGAGGAGGGCGAGACGGTCGACCCCATCAACACGGGCGAACCGCTCATGCTCACCGTCGGCACCGCCACCACCGTCGGCGCTGTCACGAGCGCCCGGGACGGCGAGTGCGAAGTCCAGCTCAAGCGCCCCGTCTGCGCGAAGGAGGGCTCGAAAATCGCCATCAACCGCCGCGTCGGCGCGCGCTGGCGGCTCATCGGCGTCGGGACGCTGGACGGATAA
- a CDS encoding DUF188 domain-containing protein yields the protein MTRVAVDANALMMPVEAGVRLFDELDRLVGTYDAVVPEPVLAELDSLSESGGEEGRAASVGADLAARCDTVETEESYADDAIHALGESGAVDAVVTNDAPLKERLLDAGVPVIHLRGRNQLTRTQP from the coding sequence ATGACGCGAGTGGCCGTGGACGCGAACGCGCTGATGATGCCTGTCGAAGCCGGCGTTCGGCTGTTCGACGAACTCGACCGCCTCGTCGGCACGTACGACGCGGTCGTCCCCGAACCCGTGCTCGCCGAACTCGACTCCCTCTCGGAGTCGGGCGGCGAGGAGGGACGGGCGGCCAGCGTGGGCGCGGACCTCGCGGCCCGTTGCGACACCGTCGAGACCGAGGAATCGTACGCGGACGACGCCATTCACGCGCTCGGCGAGTCGGGCGCGGTGGACGCGGTCGTCACGAACGACGCCCCCCTGAAGGAACGCCTGCTCGACGCGGGCGTGCCAGTAATTCATTTACGGGGCCGGAATCAACTCACACGCACTCAACCATAG
- a CDS encoding DNA-directed RNA polymerase: MYKRARLTDTIEVPPEHLADVTPDLVKRLLQDKLEGRMDEDLGSIVTVTEVHDIGDGAVLPNRPGVYYEAEFDALAFDPEMQEVIDGEVVEVVNFGAFVGIGPVDGLLHVSQISDEYLAYDEENQQLASRESNQVLGVGDSVRARIVTKSIDERNPRESKIGLTAKQPGLGKHGWLQEKREEEEGR, encoded by the coding sequence ATGTACAAGCGAGCACGCCTCACGGATACGATAGAAGTTCCCCCCGAACACCTGGCGGACGTCACGCCCGACCTGGTGAAACGACTCCTGCAGGACAAACTCGAAGGTCGGATGGACGAAGACCTCGGGAGCATCGTCACCGTCACCGAAGTCCACGACATCGGCGACGGCGCGGTACTCCCGAACCGGCCGGGCGTCTACTACGAGGCCGAGTTCGACGCGCTCGCGTTCGACCCCGAGATGCAGGAAGTCATCGACGGCGAGGTCGTCGAGGTCGTGAACTTCGGCGCGTTCGTCGGCATCGGGCCCGTGGACGGCCTGCTGCACGTCAGTCAGATTTCGGACGAGTACCTCGCGTACGACGAGGAGAACCAGCAGCTCGCCAGCCGCGAGTCGAACCAGGTGCTCGGCGTCGGTGACTCCGTGCGGGCGCGCATCGTCACGAAGAGCATCGACGAGCGCAACCCCCGCGAGTCCAAGATCGGACTCACGGCGAAGCAGCCCGGGCTCGGGAAGCACGGCTGGCTGCAGGAGAAGCGCGAGGAAGAGGAGGGCCGGTAG
- the spt4 gene encoding transcription elongation factor subunit Spt4, which produces MASNRLACHDCHRIVDPDEETCPYCGSNSLTEDWAGYVVITHPEQSEIAEKMEVTEAGEYALKVR; this is translated from the coding sequence ATGGCGTCCAACAGGCTGGCGTGCCACGACTGCCACCGCATCGTCGACCCGGACGAGGAGACGTGTCCGTACTGCGGGTCGAACTCGCTCACGGAGGACTGGGCGGGCTACGTCGTCATCACGCACCCCGAGCAGTCCGAAATCGCGGAGAAGATGGAGGTCACGGAAGCGGGCGAGTACGCGCTCAAGGTCCGATAG
- a CDS encoding GTP-dependent dephospho-CoA kinase family protein: protein MPRTVARLPKSARAEFKEPLGRIYTDAQELLADAGSPIIAVGDVVTYHLERAGATPHVSVVDGRTEREAVEEEIVEGFPDADTDVHVASDPATLSHELVEALVDAIGRAETTLLVVDGEEDLASLPAVVAAPVGASVVYGQPGEGMVLVNVDSELKERVRDLLGLLETEDAFWRLLDS, encoded by the coding sequence GTGCCCCGGACGGTCGCACGCCTCCCGAAGTCCGCGCGCGCGGAGTTCAAGGAGCCGCTCGGCCGCATCTACACGGACGCCCAGGAACTCCTGGCGGACGCCGGCAGCCCGATTATCGCCGTCGGCGACGTGGTGACGTACCACCTCGAACGAGCGGGCGCGACGCCGCACGTCTCCGTGGTGGACGGCCGCACCGAGCGCGAGGCCGTGGAGGAAGAGATCGTCGAGGGGTTCCCGGACGCGGACACGGACGTGCACGTCGCGTCCGACCCGGCGACGCTCTCCCACGAACTCGTAGAGGCGCTCGTGGACGCCATCGGCCGCGCGGAGACGACGCTTCTCGTCGTGGACGGCGAGGAAGACCTCGCGTCCCTGCCGGCAGTCGTCGCCGCGCCCGTCGGCGCGTCCGTCGTGTACGGCCAGCCCGGCGAGGGGATGGTGCTCGTGAACGTGGACAGCGAACTCAAGGAGCGAGTGCGCGACCTCCTCGGACTCCTCGAAACCGAGGACGCGTTCTGGCGGCTCTTGGACTCGTAG
- a CDS encoding 30S ribosomal protein S24e yields MEIDILEQDDNPLLHRTEVSFEITHEDASPSRLSVRDSLAAQLDKNSDEVVVHSLDTKFGMRKTVGYAKVYDSADSAVDVEQEYMLDRNKISAESEEGADAAEAEGEE; encoded by the coding sequence ATGGAAATCGACATTCTGGAGCAGGACGACAACCCCCTGCTCCACCGGACCGAGGTCTCGTTCGAAATCACTCACGAGGACGCGTCCCCCTCCCGTCTCTCCGTTCGCGACAGCCTCGCGGCCCAGCTCGACAAGAACTCGGACGAGGTCGTCGTGCACAGCCTCGACACGAAGTTCGGGATGCGCAAGACCGTCGGGTACGCAAAGGTGTACGACTCCGCGGACTCCGCCGTGGACGTGGAGCAGGAGTACATGCTCGACCGGAACAAGATCTCCGCCGAGTCCGAGGAGGGCGCGGACGCCGCGGAAGCGGAGGGTGAGGAGTAA
- a CDS encoding 30S ribosomal protein S27ae, protein MARNEYYEDGEATKEQCPRCGDTFLAAHGDRQHCGKCGYTEWN, encoded by the coding sequence ATGGCGCGAAACGAGTACTACGAGGACGGCGAGGCGACGAAAGAGCAGTGCCCCCGGTGTGGGGACACGTTCCTCGCGGCCCACGGTGACCGCCAGCATTGCGGGAAGTGCGGTTACACCGAGTGGAACTGA